The Leucobacter chromiiresistens genome has a window encoding:
- a CDS encoding DUF3515 family protein: MKSRALKIAALSAALASTATLLTACAPIVPMEAAENANDPACANVIVRLPEVVAGEERRYTNAQATGAWGDGAVQLVCGVEPTGPTTDTCVNVNGVDWVIDESAAPIYRFEPYGRSPGLAVYVDSDQVSGTETAVDLGAVVQQLPQERQCTTLSDTFDVPGAQQ, from the coding sequence GTGAAGTCTCGCGCCCTGAAGATCGCCGCACTGTCCGCAGCACTCGCGAGCACGGCGACCCTTCTCACCGCCTGCGCGCCGATCGTGCCGATGGAGGCTGCGGAGAACGCCAACGACCCCGCGTGCGCGAACGTGATCGTTCGGCTGCCCGAGGTCGTCGCGGGCGAGGAGCGACGCTATACGAACGCGCAGGCGACGGGCGCCTGGGGGGATGGCGCCGTGCAGCTCGTGTGCGGCGTGGAGCCGACCGGCCCCACGACCGACACCTGCGTCAATGTCAACGGCGTCGACTGGGTGATCGACGAATCGGCTGCGCCCATCTACCGGTTCGAGCCCTACGGCCGCTCCCCCGGTCTCGCCGTCTACGTCGACTCCGACCAGGTCAGCGGCACCGAGACCGCGGTCGACCTCGGCGCGGTCGTGCAGCAGCTGCCGCAGGAGCGCCAGTGCACCACCCTGTCAGACACGTTCGACGTGCCCGGCGCACAGCAGTAG
- a CDS encoding D-alanine--D-alanine ligase family protein, translating to MTATSARQDAPAKRTVVLLFGGRSSEHGISCVTAAGVLRAIDRAKFDVIPVGITKQGATVLMREADLAEYRLDADALPEVADNGTRVLWPASTATRELSVIEEGGVLRGLGRADAVLPMLHGPYGEDGTVQGMLDLIDLPYVGSGVLGSALCMDKHAVKTVLADAGIAVAPWNTVTRSQLDADPSLASRLDAGLQYPLFVKPARAGSSVGVTKVTAAAELPEALDIAFAEDRTVLVESGVIGREVEIAVLEGRGDARPRTSSVIGEIVISGGGFYDFASKYLDGSGVRLDLPAEVTADEFAALQRDAVLAFEIAQCAGLARVDFFLTDDGPVLNEINTLPGFTPISMYPRLWEASGMSYTDLITELVELAVERRPAY from the coding sequence GTGACCGCGACCTCAGCCCGCCAGGACGCCCCCGCGAAGCGCACGGTCGTGCTGCTGTTCGGCGGGCGCTCGAGCGAGCACGGCATCAGCTGCGTCACCGCGGCGGGCGTGCTCCGAGCCATCGATCGCGCGAAGTTCGACGTGATCCCCGTGGGTATCACGAAGCAGGGCGCCACCGTGCTCATGCGCGAGGCAGATCTCGCCGAGTACCGACTCGACGCCGACGCGCTTCCCGAGGTCGCCGACAACGGCACGCGCGTGCTGTGGCCCGCCTCGACCGCGACGCGCGAGCTCAGCGTGATCGAGGAGGGCGGCGTGCTGCGCGGTCTCGGACGCGCCGACGCGGTGCTGCCGATGCTGCACGGCCCCTACGGCGAAGACGGCACCGTGCAGGGCATGCTCGACCTCATCGACCTGCCGTACGTCGGCAGCGGCGTGCTCGGCTCGGCGCTGTGCATGGACAAGCACGCGGTGAAGACCGTGCTCGCCGACGCCGGGATCGCGGTGGCGCCGTGGAACACCGTGACGCGGTCGCAGCTGGATGCCGATCCCTCGCTCGCGTCGCGCCTCGACGCGGGGCTGCAGTACCCGCTCTTCGTGAAGCCGGCCCGGGCGGGGTCGAGCGTCGGCGTCACCAAGGTGACGGCCGCGGCGGAACTGCCCGAGGCGCTCGACATCGCCTTCGCCGAGGATCGCACGGTGCTCGTCGAGTCGGGCGTCATCGGCAGAGAGGTGGAGATAGCGGTGCTCGAAGGGCGGGGCGACGCGCGCCCGCGCACGAGCAGCGTCATCGGGGAGATCGTGATCTCGGGAGGCGGGTTCTACGACTTCGCATCGAAGTACCTGGACGGGTCGGGGGTGCGCCTCGATCTGCCGGCCGAGGTGACCGCCGACGAGTTCGCCGCGCTGCAGCGGGACGCCGTGCTGGCCTTCGAGATCGCGCAGTGCGCGGGGCTGGCCCGCGTCGACTTCTTCCTGACCGACGACGGCCCGGTGCTGAACGAGATCAACACCCTGCCGGGGTTCACGCCGATCTCGATGTACCCGCGCCTCTGGGAGGCGTCGGGCATGAGCTACACGGACCTCATCACCGAGCTCGTCGAGCTCGCCGTGGAGCGGCGCCCCGCCTACTGA
- a CDS encoding NAD(P)H-dependent glycerol-3-phosphate dehydrogenase, giving the protein MSIRAGAAAAPHAERNRGRTVAVIGAGSWGTTFARVLADAGCDVTIWARRPEVAHEIQVARRNSQYLPGVNLPKTLSATDDLATALRGARLVFLAVPSQTLRQNLIDLEPFLDRRSVLVSLVKGVEKTTTMRMSEVIADTLDLEPDRIAVVSGPNIALEIAKEQPTGAVASCADLGVAQEVAMAANAPYFRTYVNTDVIGTELGGVLKNLIALAIGIVDGVGYGENTKAAIITRGLAEMTEFSVASGADPATLSGLAGLGDLIATCQSPLSRNNTAGRLIGQGYTQEETREQMQQVAEGITSVPPVLELARERGVGMPIVEQVQMVLTGKMQPKHLGPHLATEDEVPQAELSLGAPPIGRLKRLFDRMKGTRA; this is encoded by the coding sequence TTGAGCATCCGAGCCGGGGCGGCCGCAGCGCCGCACGCCGAACGCAACCGCGGGCGCACCGTCGCCGTCATCGGCGCCGGAAGCTGGGGCACGACGTTCGCCAGGGTGCTCGCCGACGCGGGGTGCGATGTCACCATCTGGGCGCGGCGGCCCGAGGTCGCGCACGAGATCCAGGTGGCGCGGCGCAACAGTCAGTACCTGCCCGGCGTCAACCTGCCGAAGACGCTCTCGGCGACCGACGACCTCGCGACGGCGCTCCGGGGCGCGCGGCTGGTCTTTCTCGCCGTGCCCAGCCAGACGCTGCGGCAGAACCTCATCGACCTCGAGCCGTTCCTCGACCGCCGGTCGGTGCTCGTGAGCCTGGTGAAGGGGGTCGAGAAGACCACCACCATGCGCATGTCGGAGGTGATCGCCGACACCCTCGACCTCGAGCCCGACCGCATCGCAGTGGTCTCGGGCCCGAACATCGCCCTCGAGATCGCGAAGGAGCAGCCGACCGGCGCCGTCGCGTCGTGCGCCGACCTCGGCGTGGCGCAGGAAGTCGCGATGGCGGCGAATGCGCCGTACTTCAGGACGTACGTCAACACCGACGTGATCGGCACCGAGCTCGGCGGAGTGCTGAAGAACCTCATCGCCCTCGCCATCGGCATCGTCGACGGCGTCGGCTACGGCGAGAACACGAAGGCCGCGATCATCACGCGCGGGCTCGCCGAGATGACAGAGTTCTCGGTCGCCTCGGGCGCCGATCCGGCGACGCTCTCGGGTCTCGCCGGCCTCGGCGACCTCATCGCCACCTGCCAGTCGCCGCTCTCGCGCAACAACACCGCGGGCCGGCTCATCGGGCAGGGGTACACGCAGGAGGAGACCCGCGAGCAGATGCAGCAGGTCGCCGAGGGCATCACCTCGGTGCCCCCCGTGCTCGAGCTCGCGCGCGAGCGCGGGGTGGGCATGCCGATCGTGGAGCAGGTGCAGATGGTGCTCACGGGCAAGATGCAGCCCAAGCACCTCGGCCCGCATCTCGCCACCGAAGACGAAGTGCCGCAGGCGGAGCTCAGCCTGGGCGCGCCCCCGATCGGTCGACTGAAGCGACTGTTCGACCGGATGAAGGGAACCCGCGCGTGA
- a CDS encoding lysophospholipid acyltransferase family protein encodes MTDTVKFRSRLSPEKRRPSVFWVLAALILPIWSLMVRYRFTPQSKLPERGPFILAPNHYSEVDPIAVGAAVWHLGRLPRFMAKASLFKVPVLGGLMRASGQVPVQRDGVARSAHRDGNPMSAAAQIIERQDGVIVYPEGTLTRDPDLWPMRGKSGAVRLALEAGIPLIPVAHWGTHRLMPRYAKRLHPFPRKTIEVAIGEPIDLSRFDGKPVDQRVINEATRELMDAITALLSELRGEAAPAERWDPSKHQQSETGRF; translated from the coding sequence ATGACTGACACCGTGAAGTTCCGCAGCCGATTGTCGCCGGAGAAGCGTCGGCCGTCGGTGTTCTGGGTGCTGGCCGCGCTGATTCTGCCGATCTGGTCGCTCATGGTGCGCTACCGCTTCACCCCGCAGTCCAAGCTTCCCGAGCGCGGGCCGTTCATCCTCGCCCCGAACCACTACAGCGAGGTCGATCCGATCGCGGTGGGGGCCGCCGTCTGGCACCTCGGCCGCCTGCCCCGATTCATGGCGAAGGCGAGCCTCTTCAAGGTTCCGGTGCTCGGCGGGCTCATGCGGGCGTCCGGCCAGGTGCCCGTGCAGCGCGACGGCGTCGCGCGCTCGGCGCACCGCGACGGCAATCCGATGAGCGCCGCCGCACAGATCATCGAACGGCAGGACGGCGTGATCGTGTACCCCGAGGGCACGCTGACCCGCGATCCCGATCTCTGGCCGATGCGGGGCAAGAGCGGGGCCGTGCGCCTCGCCCTCGAAGCGGGAATCCCGCTGATCCCGGTCGCGCACTGGGGCACCCACCGGCTCATGCCGCGCTACGCGAAGCGGCTGCACCCGTTTCCGCGGAAGACCATCGAGGTCGCCATCGGCGAACCGATCGACCTGAGCCGCTTCGACGGCAAGCCCGTCGATCAGCGCGTCATCAACGAGGCGACCCGCGAGCTCATGGACGCCATCACCGCGCTCCTGTCGGAGCTTCGCGGGGAGGCGGCTCCGGCTGAACGCTGGGATCCGAGCAAGCATCAGCAGAGCGAGACGGGGCGCTTTTGA
- the murA gene encoding UDP-N-acetylglucosamine 1-carboxyvinyltransferase produces MTKHTVTEAELESNEQVPEETGASVEDSEAAGRKLDAQKAGARVGLTSDEIIINGGRPLRGRIEVRGAKNLATKAMVAALLGKTPSVLRNVPNISDVRVVAGLLALHGVLITRGEQAGEWRLDPSNVEVAHQADIDAHAGSSRIPILFCGPLLHRLGEAFIPDLGGCRIGDRPIDFHLDALRNFGAVIEKLPSGISLTAPNGLHGANIELPYPSVGATEQVLLTAVLAEGQTELRNAAIEPEIVDLICILQKMGAIISMEPNRVIFIEGVPELRGYDHRAIFDRNEAASWAAAALATKGDVFVGGVEQEEMMTFLNVFRKVGGDFDVHDDGIRFWHPGGPLKPVTIETDVHPGFMTDWQQPLVVALTQAEGQSTIHETVYENRFGFTDALVKMGADIVVYKDGLHDETRRVKRREFEQAAVITGPTPLHGADIEVPDLRGGFSHLIAALTAEGQSKVTNLGIISRGYENFIEKLRLLGADFVYES; encoded by the coding sequence ATGACCAAGCACACCGTGACCGAGGCCGAGTTGGAGTCGAACGAGCAGGTGCCGGAGGAGACCGGCGCTTCGGTCGAGGATTCCGAGGCGGCGGGCCGCAAGCTCGACGCGCAGAAGGCGGGCGCCCGAGTCGGGCTGACCTCCGACGAGATCATCATCAACGGCGGCCGTCCGCTGCGCGGTCGCATCGAGGTGCGCGGCGCGAAGAACCTCGCGACCAAGGCCATGGTGGCGGCGCTGCTCGGCAAGACGCCGAGCGTGCTGCGCAACGTGCCGAACATTTCCGACGTTCGCGTCGTCGCCGGGCTGCTGGCCCTGCACGGCGTGCTCATCACCCGGGGCGAGCAGGCCGGGGAGTGGCGTCTCGATCCGTCGAACGTCGAGGTCGCGCATCAGGCCGACATCGACGCGCACGCCGGCTCCTCGCGCATCCCGATCCTCTTCTGCGGCCCGCTGCTGCACCGCCTCGGCGAAGCCTTCATCCCCGACCTCGGCGGGTGCCGGATCGGCGATCGCCCGATCGACTTCCACCTCGACGCGCTGCGCAACTTCGGGGCGGTCATCGAGAAGCTGCCGAGCGGCATCAGCCTGACGGCGCCGAACGGCCTCCACGGGGCGAACATCGAGCTGCCGTACCCGTCGGTGGGCGCCACGGAGCAGGTGCTGCTCACGGCCGTGCTCGCCGAGGGGCAGACCGAGTTGCGGAACGCCGCCATCGAGCCGGAGATCGTCGACCTCATCTGCATCCTGCAGAAGATGGGCGCGATCATCTCGATGGAGCCCAACCGCGTCATCTTCATCGAGGGCGTGCCCGAGCTGCGCGGCTACGACCACCGCGCGATCTTCGACCGCAACGAGGCCGCCAGCTGGGCGGCGGCGGCGCTCGCCACGAAGGGCGACGTGTTCGTCGGCGGCGTGGAGCAGGAGGAGATGATGACCTTCCTCAACGTCTTCCGCAAGGTCGGCGGCGACTTCGACGTGCACGACGACGGCATCCGCTTCTGGCACCCGGGCGGCCCGCTGAAGCCCGTCACCATCGAGACCGATGTGCACCCGGGCTTCATGACGGACTGGCAGCAGCCGCTCGTCGTGGCGCTCACCCAGGCCGAGGGGCAGTCGACCATCCACGAGACGGTCTACGAGAACCGCTTCGGGTTCACCGACGCCCTGGTGAAGATGGGGGCCGACATCGTGGTCTACAAGGATGGCCTGCACGACGAGACCCGCCGCGTGAAGCGCCGCGAGTTCGAGCAGGCGGCCGTCATCACGGGGCCGACGCCGCTGCACGGCGCCGACATCGAGGTGCCCGACCTGCGCGGCGGCTTCAGCCACCTCATCGCGGCGCTGACCGCGGAGGGGCAGTCGAAGGTCACGAACCTCGGCATCATCTCGCGCGGCTACGAGAACTTCATCGAGAAGCTGCGGCTGCTCGGCGCCGATTTCGTCTACGAGAGCTGA
- the leuD gene encoding 3-isopropylmalate dehydratase small subunit: protein MQKFTTFTGVAAPLQRTNVDTDQIIPAVFLKRVTKTGFDDALFSHWRQDESFVLNQPAFQGAEILVAGADFGTGSSREHAVWALRDYGFRVVISPRFADIFRGNSGKQGLLAAQVTEDDVKRIWAAIDANPGMALTVSLEDRTITAGDLVIPFEVDDYTRWRLMEGHDDISLTLREADAITRFEANRPSWMPTTTPVEAE from the coding sequence ATGCAGAAGTTCACGACTTTCACGGGCGTCGCCGCTCCGCTGCAGCGGACCAACGTCGACACCGACCAGATCATCCCGGCCGTCTTCCTGAAGCGCGTCACCAAGACCGGCTTCGACGACGCGCTGTTCTCGCACTGGCGGCAGGATGAGAGCTTCGTGCTGAATCAGCCCGCGTTCCAGGGCGCCGAGATTCTCGTCGCCGGCGCCGATTTCGGAACGGGATCGTCGCGCGAGCACGCGGTGTGGGCGCTCCGGGACTACGGGTTCCGCGTCGTCATCTCGCCGCGCTTCGCCGACATCTTCCGCGGCAACTCGGGCAAGCAGGGGTTGCTCGCCGCCCAGGTGACCGAGGACGACGTGAAGCGGATCTGGGCCGCGATCGACGCGAACCCGGGCATGGCGCTCACCGTCAGCCTGGAGGATCGCACCATCACCGCCGGCGACCTCGTGATCCCCTTCGAGGTCGACGACTACACGCGTTGGCGCCTCATGGAGGGGCACGACGATATCTCTTTGACGCTCCGCGAGGCGGACGCCATCACCAGATTCGAGGCGAATCGCCCGAGCTGGATGCCGACAACGACCCCCGTGGAGGCCGAATGA